A single genomic interval of Dromiciops gliroides isolate mDroGli1 chromosome 1, mDroGli1.pri, whole genome shotgun sequence harbors:
- the LOC122746259 gene encoding LOW QUALITY PROTEIN: 60S ribosomal protein L14-like (The sequence of the model RefSeq protein was modified relative to this genomic sequence to represent the inferred CDS: inserted 2 bases in 2 codons; deleted 2 bases in 1 codon) — protein sequence MSPLDQYLGMGWKVDFFQEAFPNLHGFPVSCRQAPGGDDIAHRHLPALLINLLNITNKDSSSIPFPLLISTPNRSCLHEALINTDNAASKNVKYRGTKKGTIFLHPTSKTVPCNWNWIFFFEKPTKAGWRGAGAAFCSCAVFSGPSFSLRAANIVIKRYVEIGRVAYISFGPHKGKLVAIVDVIDQNRALVDGPCSGVLRQAMTFKCMQLIDXVLKFPHSARQKYVRAAWEKENINTKWKATRWAKKIEARERKAKMTDFDRYKVMKAKKMRNRITKHEVQKLQKVAAQKGSPKKGXAQKALASKFSAKKIPAKKAEGQKADPRPEGPELARGQKAPAKKGAAQKAPAQKAPAQKALLPRPKNKGLPEIK from the exons ATGTCACCTCTGGATCAGTATCTTGGCATGGGCTGGAAGGTTGACTtcttccaggaagctttccctaattTGCATGGGTTTCCAGTAAGCTGCAGACAAGCACCTGGAGGAGATGATATCGCTCACAGACATCTCCCTGCCCTCCTAATTAACTTGCTGAACATCACCAACAAGGATAGCTCTTCCATTCCATTCCCACTGCTCATCTCCACCCCCAATAGGAGTTGCCTTCATGAGGCCCTAATAAACACAGACAATGCAGCCAGTAAAAACGTCAAGTACAGAGGCACAAAGAAAGGAACCA tatttttgcaccCTACATCCAAAACAGTGCCTTGTAACTGGAACtggatatttttctttgaaaaaccaACAAAGGCCGGCTGGCGTGGGGCGGGAGCTGCCTTCTGCTCGTGCGCAGTCTTCTCCggcccttccttctccctccgcGCCGCCAACATAGTGATCAAGCGCTATGTGGAAATCGGTCGGGTGGCCTACATTTCCTTCGGGCCCCACAAAGGCAAGCTGGTAGCCATCGTGGATGTAATCGATCAGAACAGGGCTTTGGTGGATGGCCCATGCAGTGGGGTGCTGAGGCAGGCCATGACATTTAAATGTATGCAGCTCATAG TCGTTCTCAAGTTCCCCCACAGTGCTCGTCAGAAGTATGTTCGGGCTGCCTGGGAGAAAGAAAACATCAATACAAAATGGAAAGCCACAAGATGGGCCAAGAAAATTGAAGCCAGAGAAAGGAAAGCCAAGATGACAGACTTTGATCGTTATAAGGTCATGAAGGCCAAGAAGATGAGAAACAGGATCACCAAGCACGAAGTGCAGAAGCTGCAGAAGGTGGCCGCCCAGAAGGGCTCTCCCAAGAAGG CTGCCCAGAAGGCCCTGGCCTCGAAGTtctctgccaagaagatcccCGCGAAGAAGGCCGAGGGGCAGAAGGCCGATCCCCGGCCAGAAGGGCCAGAACTGGCCCGT GGCCAGAAGGCCCCAGCCAAGAAGGGAGCTGCTCAGAAAGCACCAGCTCAGAAGGCTCCGGCCCAGAAAGCCCTGCTCCCAAGGCCAAAAAATAAGGGGCTGCCAGAAATCAAATAA